CGGATTTATTTGTTGAGCCAGTTGCTGAACCAGTTGAACCAGGGTTCCAGACTGAACCGGTGGCTTGGGGTGAACCATCTGCAACTCAGGCCACGGCTCAAGCCAACGCCCAGCCTGTACTAGCCCAACCCGTACTAGTTGGTGCAGCGACGCTAGAGCGACCTCGGCTAGCCGGACCGCAAAGGCCAGCCTTGAGTGGTCGGGCAACCAAACGTCCTGCGGCTCCTTTGCAACGGCGTGAGGCTGCTCAACCGCTAAACAAGACTAGCCAGACTAGCCGGACCCGGCAGACCTCGCTGGTGCGTCCCAAAGTACAGGTTCAACAGCCTGTGGTCGCGACTCAAACCAAAACAGCCTCCCCAGAGATCGACCGCGATTGGTCCCCTGATTGGATCGAGGCTCAAGCAACCCTGATGGGCTATGTCAAAAGCCCCTTTAGTCGCTTACTGGACTGGATCGACCAGTGGATCGCGAAGTTAGAGTCGCGCCTGCTGACCCTATTGGACTGGCTACGTGCTCAGTTCTGGCCTTAATCAACGCAAAGTGATGGCATCAAGTCCTGATGGAGCTGTGGGCCTCGCCTTTCTAGAGCGCAGTGCTGAGCAAAAACAACAACTTCTGCGTGAGCTAGGCATGGGGCGCTATGCCCAGCTGTTACTTGCCCTCAGTCGCCCTACACCAGAAAATTTGGCCTGCCTCGAACGGTTTCTGCTCCAGCCGCAACGGGCAAAGTTTCCTGACTTGCGTGGTGTCGATCTGGCTGGAGCAGACTTGCGTCGGGCAAATTTGATCCGGGCAAATTTAACTAATGCGCTGCTTCAAAACGCCAATTTAGAAGCAGCTGATATCATCTTGGCAAGCCTCCAGGGAGCCGATCTGCGTGGGGCAAACTTGCGGGAGGCAACCCTGAATGAGATCGATTGGCACTTGTGTCAAGTAAGCGGTGCTGACCTATCTCCCGGTAAAGGGCTGACAGCCGCAGAACAATCCATGCTACGCCGGCAGGGCGCTCGGATTGACTTATAGTCGCTGCGCTGCTAAGGGTTACCTTGCTAAATAAGCTACTGGAGGTAAGGGCTAACTAGCCTAGTGGGCGTTGGGCTGCGTGGGCGAAGGATGGTTACTTAGCCAGTGCGCGACTCGCTCTTCTAGCTGCTCGATATCAATTGGCTTAGAAATATAGTCATTACAGCCTGCGGCTAAGGCTCGCTCTCGATCGCCCTTCATCGCATGAGCCGTCACTGCAATCACCGGAATTGCGGCGGTGTCTTGATCTGCTTTAAGGCGGCGAGCAATCTCCCAGCCATCAATCTCTGGCAACGATAAATCTAGCAGAATCAGATCCGGCGTTTGCTGCTTCACCCATGCTAGAGCGGACAGGCCATCGTCCACAGCCGAGACCGAGTACCCCGCATCCCTTAAGACATGCTCCAGGAGTACCTGGTTGTCCATTGCATCTTCAACAATCAGGATTTGTCGGGGCGTAGTCACTAGATCAGCACGAGGGTGAATTTTACAATCATCGTTTTAGAGATCGCGTACCTGCAAAGGCAGAATTGCAAACTTGATGTTAACAAATTGCCTCTAGATTTGGATAGTTGCAGAGGCTAAACCACAACATTAGAGCCTAAAAACATTGGCATAAGGACATAGAGCCTAGAACTCTAGGATCTATCGTTCTGGATATGTCACGAAGATTATGCTTCTTATACATTTATTTATATTCAAAGGACAAGTCCTTGGGGAATTGACGCTAAAGCGTCTGCTTTCGATTCGGTTGTTGCGATTCCCTCGAAGAACTATGATGACTGCTTTTGTGGGCACAGGAAGCCAGCAGTACGCCAGCGGACGTATGATCTTCGGGTTGAGCGCTGGCTCTTTGCTGTCTGTTCTAGCAGTTGGGAGCCTATTACTCGATCCAGCTGCTCAGGAAATAGCTTTGCTATCCCTGTCGGGCAGTTTGCTCTGTATGAGCATGATGGCTCCCTGGTCAATGCTGGGGCTTGGTTCATCCAAGCCTGCCCATGATTTAGCTGATCTATTTGAACAACTGGCCGATGGTGTATTGCTCAGCGATCCTCAGGGACGGGTGTTGCGTCTCAACTCGGTGGGGCGTCGCATCCTCAATCTCAACGACAGCGAGAGCACTTTCAAAGCTCAACCACTATCCCAGCCGATTCCTCTAACTGAACTGCTAGGTTCCTGCAACCTACGCACGCTCAATCAGCAGGCCCTGCCTTTAGAAGCACTGTCCCTGAATCAGGCGTTGAGCACGGGACGCACCATTGAGCAAGACTGGCTGCTGCTAGGTCCAGAGATGGAGAACCGAGTGATCAGTTCTCGGGCTGCGCCTCTGATCAACCAGAAAGGTCAGATCTGGGGAGCAGTAATGACCTTCCGAGAGGTGACTGAATCCTATCAGCGGGAGCGCATCATTCGAGATGCCAACCGGGTCATGGCCCAGCAGCAGAAACGCATGGCCATTTTGCAGAATCTCACCAGTCTGCTCAATCAACACTTAGGCAACCTGGCTATTCTGCTAGAGGCCATTGTCAATTCGGCTAGTGAAGCTACTGACCGGGCTGAATTCTCGGTGTTGCTGCTCTACAACCAGGAAACCGCCCAGCTTTCTCTAGCGGCGGCTCGGGGTCTCCCCGAGCCGCAACCCGGCGAGCCCGCTTGGATTGACCGGGTTTGGAAGTATGACCAACAGAGCCTGCTATACCAGGTCTTTGAGCGAGGAGAGCCGGTACAGTTGCGTCCCCAGCACAACCAGCTGACTGGGCTGCCACCCGTGGCAGCTGCTCTGTGTGTACCGGTGGAATCTAGTCATGCTGGAGCTTTGGGCGTTTTATTAGTAGGCTACAGCGACGCTCAAGATGTGGACCGACAAGAATTGATCGGCCTGTTGTGCGCCTTGGGCGGTCAGGCTGCAACGGCCATCGAGAATGCCCGACTGATCAATGCCTTAGAAGCCAGCAACCTGGCACTGGAGCGTCAGCGCGCCCAAATCGAGGCTCAAAACACGCAGCTGGTAGAAGCCAACCGCTTGAAGAGCCAGTTTCTAGCCAGCATGAGTCACGAACTCCGGACTCCCCTCAATGCGATTATTGGTTTCTCTCAAGTCCTACTACGTCAGCGTCGAGACCCTCTAACCCCTTCGCAATCAGACCTACTGGATCGAGTGCTACGCAACGGCAACCATTTGCTCGATCTGATCAACGACGTGCTGGACCTGAGCAAGATCGAGTCAGGACGGCTAGAACTGCAACCGCAAGACTTTTGTCTAGCAGGGCTAGTACGCTCCGTTTGTGACAGCTTTGATGCCCTAGCTCAAAGCAAACAACTGCGGCTAACGGTCACGGTTGAGCGCGAACCCTGTCTGCTCTACCATGACCCCTTGCGCTTACGGCAGATCCTCACCAATTTGGTATCGAATGCGCTCAAGTTCACTGATACCGGCGAGGTTGAGATCTGTCTGGAGACCAGTGGAGCTTTGGCAGAGCAGGTGATTCTGACCGTGCGGGACACAGGCATTGGCATTAGCCCGCAGCATCAAGCCACCATCTTCGAAGAGTTTCGCCAAGTCGACCAGTCCTCAACGCGGCGTCACGGCGGCACTGGCTTAGGCTTAGCGATCACCCAACGGCTGGTGGTACTGATGGGCGGCACGATTGAGGTCGAGAGCACTCTAGGGCAGGGTTCAACTTTTACAGTCAGACTACCCTACCGTCTGCCTTACGAGCTTGACCCGGCTTTGCCATCCCTGCCAGTGCTTAACCTAAGCACCGCAACGCCAATGCCAGCCTCACCCAAAGTTTTACTCCTGGATAACAGTCTAGATTTGGTAAATATCCTGTGCGAGGCGGGTTATCAAGTATTGAGGGCTGACTCAGCTGAGGAATGCTTGCAGCTAGCGCAGAGCCAGTCTCCTATCTTGGTTCTGTTAGACCCGGCGCTACCCGGCTTGGATGGTTGGCAGGCTCTCTACCGTCTCAAGCTCAACCCCCCAACAGCGCAAATCCCGGTGATTTTGATTAGCCAAGCCGAGAACTCAGGCCTCGGTGCCACCTTAGGTGCCTCAGATTATTTAATGAAACCAATTAGAACGCAGGTCTTGCTGACTGCGGTTGACCGTTGGACTGGTAGTCGCTCTCCTGGTGTAGGCTGACATCCCTGGTCCTGTCTTGTAACTCTGAGGGTAGACTATCAAAGGATTGGCGCAGGCAGTTAGCGACTAATTAGATAGTATCTACCATCACCTAACTGGCCTAGGCTCACCCTAAACGCCAGATGCACAACACTAAATAAACTCAGTCTTTCGATATGTAGTGCCCAGCACCTTGAACCGCTATTGTTTGCCTTGATAATTCGCATGGCGATCTGCCACTGCCTTAAGTTCGCTTACAGGATTTAGCATGAGCCGCAGTACCCTGCTAGTAATCTGTCTTAGTTTTGGCGGTGTGGCCCTGACTTTATTGTCCGATTCAGGTCCAAGCCCCTGTTGGGCAGCTTGTGGCGCATCGGTGACGCTGGTTAGCACAGCGGCAATTCTAGAACGCTATAAGCCTGCCCCAGTGCAAGCCTCCGTCTCTTCTGAGCCTGAGTGGGGCAGCTCCTCAGATTGGTAACCCTCTGCGCTCTCGTGTTCATCAGTTACAGTCAGTTACAGTAGGTCATTGCACCCCTTGACACGACTGTGGAGAAAGATTTTTTATGACGACCACCCCCCTCCGGCCCCGCTCCGAAGTCCGTGACCTCGGCCTGGCTGCCCAGGGTAGGCAGCGCATTGAGTGGGCTGGACGTGAGATGCCGGTGCTGCGTCAGATTCGCGAACGCTTTGCAACCGAGAAACCGCTGGCTGGAATTCGTCTAGTAGCCTGCTGCCATGTCACAACTGAAACGGCTCACCTGGCTCTGGCCCTGCAAGCCGGTGGTGCGGATGCCTTACTGATCGCCAGCAATCCGCTGTCAACCCAAGATGATGTAGCTGCCAGCCTGGTTGCTGATCACGGCATTCCTGTCTTTGCCTTGAAGGGTGAAGACAACGATACGTACCACCGTCATGTGCAGATTGCGCTGGACCATCGTCCCAACATCATTATTGATGACGGCAGTGACGTCACCGCCACCCTGGTTCAAGAGCGCTCAGACCAGCTCAGCGAAATCATTGGCACCACCGAAGAAACCACCACAGGCATCGTTCGTCTGCGGGCGATGTTTAGGGATGGAGTTCTGAGCTTCCCAGCCATCAATGTTAACGATGCTGACACCAAGCATTTTTTCGATAACCGCTACGGCACAGGTCAATCTACGCTAGATGGCATTATCCGGGCGACTAACCTTTTGTTGGCAGGCAAGACCCTGGTGATCGCAGGTTACGGCTGGTGCGGTAAGGGAGTCGCTCTGCGCGGTCGAGGCATGGGAGCCAACGTCATCGTCACCGAAATTGACCCAGTACGGGCCATCGAGGCGGTAATGGATGGTTTCCGAGTCATGCCTATGGCAGACGCCGCGGCTGAGGGGGACTTGTTCGTCACTGTAACTGGTAACAAGCATGTCATCCGGCCCGAGCACTTTGCGGCCATGAAAGACGGCGCTATTGTCTGCAACTCAGGTCACTTCGACATCGAGATTGACCTCAAGTCTCTAGGCGAACAGGCTACCGAAGTGCGCGATGTGCGTCCTTTCACTCAGGAGTATCGACTGCGTAGCGGTAAGTCTGTGGTGGTTTTGGGCGAAGGCCGTTTGGTGAACTTGGCCGCTGCTGAAGGTCACCCCTCAGCAGTGATGGATATGAGCTTCGCTAACCAGGCGCTAGCTTGCGAATATCTGGTCAAGAATAAG
This genomic window from Leptolyngbya sp. FACHB-261 contains:
- a CDS encoding response regulator, with protein sequence MTTPRQILIVEDAMDNQVLLEHVLRDAGYSVSAVDDGLSALAWVKQQTPDLILLDLSLPEIDGWEIARRLKADQDTAAIPVIAVTAHAMKGDRERALAAGCNDYISKPIDIEQLEERVAHWLSNHPSPTQPNAH
- a CDS encoding ATP-binding protein; the encoded protein is MMTAFVGTGSQQYASGRMIFGLSAGSLLSVLAVGSLLLDPAAQEIALLSLSGSLLCMSMMAPWSMLGLGSSKPAHDLADLFEQLADGVLLSDPQGRVLRLNSVGRRILNLNDSESTFKAQPLSQPIPLTELLGSCNLRTLNQQALPLEALSLNQALSTGRTIEQDWLLLGPEMENRVISSRAAPLINQKGQIWGAVMTFREVTESYQRERIIRDANRVMAQQQKRMAILQNLTSLLNQHLGNLAILLEAIVNSASEATDRAEFSVLLLYNQETAQLSLAAARGLPEPQPGEPAWIDRVWKYDQQSLLYQVFERGEPVQLRPQHNQLTGLPPVAAALCVPVESSHAGALGVLLVGYSDAQDVDRQELIGLLCALGGQAATAIENARLINALEASNLALERQRAQIEAQNTQLVEANRLKSQFLASMSHELRTPLNAIIGFSQVLLRQRRDPLTPSQSDLLDRVLRNGNHLLDLINDVLDLSKIESGRLELQPQDFCLAGLVRSVCDSFDALAQSKQLRLTVTVEREPCLLYHDPLRLRQILTNLVSNALKFTDTGEVEICLETSGALAEQVILTVRDTGIGISPQHQATIFEEFRQVDQSSTRRHGGTGLGLAITQRLVVLMGGTIEVESTLGQGSTFTVRLPYRLPYELDPALPSLPVLNLSTATPMPASPKVLLLDNSLDLVNILCEAGYQVLRADSAEECLQLAQSQSPILVLLDPALPGLDGWQALYRLKLNPPTAQIPVILISQAENSGLGATLGASDYLMKPIRTQVLLTAVDRWTGSRSPGVG
- the ahcY gene encoding adenosylhomocysteinase, which translates into the protein MTTTPLRPRSEVRDLGLAAQGRQRIEWAGREMPVLRQIRERFATEKPLAGIRLVACCHVTTETAHLALALQAGGADALLIASNPLSTQDDVAASLVADHGIPVFALKGEDNDTYHRHVQIALDHRPNIIIDDGSDVTATLVQERSDQLSEIIGTTEETTTGIVRLRAMFRDGVLSFPAINVNDADTKHFFDNRYGTGQSTLDGIIRATNLLLAGKTLVIAGYGWCGKGVALRGRGMGANVIVTEIDPVRAIEAVMDGFRVMPMADAAAEGDLFVTVTGNKHVIRPEHFAAMKDGAIVCNSGHFDIEIDLKSLGEQATEVRDVRPFTQEYRLRSGKSVVVLGEGRLVNLAAAEGHPSAVMDMSFANQALACEYLVKNKGQLAPGLHSIPEAIDKDIARLKLASMGVQVDSLTSGQIEYMNSWTSGT
- a CDS encoding pentapeptide repeat-containing protein, giving the protein MASSPDGAVGLAFLERSAEQKQQLLRELGMGRYAQLLLALSRPTPENLACLERFLLQPQRAKFPDLRGVDLAGADLRRANLIRANLTNALLQNANLEAADIILASLQGADLRGANLREATLNEIDWHLCQVSGADLSPGKGLTAAEQSMLRRQGARIDL